A single genomic interval of Aminobacter aminovorans harbors:
- a CDS encoding mandelate racemase/muconate lactonizing enzyme family protein has protein sequence MPTIKSIETLIVQLPTRREHKWAGLTEVIGRYVMVKMTDSDGRVGWGEAPALKDWGGEFGRYFGESAMITRSVIETYLAPAVIGLELGNFAELHARMDAIIRGYPYSKAAVEFAAYDLAGRWLNVPVHTLLGGKARDKVAITHSIGLISIEEAKVEAAKLAAEGIKTIKVKIGVDPARDVKMVAAVREAAGEAMEICVDANEGYKTPGEAVQTVRQMEKYRLKYVEQPVMGIERIAEVGRRIDAPVMADESAWNAHDAIQIIQNGGIQIISIYTTKAGGLYKAMEVGAVCRAAGIICNVNGSIETGIGNLANVQVAAASPAATLSCVIPISTPAEAQHGQVGGIYYKDDLLVEPMQVVDGAVVVPSGPGMGIDVDLAKVEKYRVRD, from the coding sequence GTGCCAACGATCAAGTCCATCGAAACGCTCATTGTTCAACTGCCGACGCGGCGCGAGCACAAATGGGCCGGCCTGACCGAGGTCATCGGCCGCTATGTCATGGTCAAGATGACCGACAGCGACGGCCGGGTGGGCTGGGGCGAGGCCCCGGCGCTGAAGGACTGGGGCGGTGAGTTCGGCCGCTACTTCGGCGAGTCCGCCATGATCACCCGCAGCGTCATCGAAACCTACCTGGCGCCTGCCGTCATCGGCCTCGAACTCGGCAATTTCGCCGAGCTCCATGCCCGCATGGACGCCATCATCCGCGGCTATCCCTATTCCAAGGCGGCAGTCGAGTTCGCGGCCTATGACCTCGCAGGCCGCTGGCTGAACGTTCCCGTTCATACGCTGCTCGGCGGCAAGGCGCGTGACAAGGTCGCCATCACCCATTCGATCGGCCTGATCTCGATCGAGGAGGCAAAGGTCGAGGCAGCCAAGCTTGCTGCCGAAGGCATCAAGACGATCAAGGTCAAGATCGGCGTCGACCCGGCGCGCGACGTCAAGATGGTTGCGGCAGTCCGAGAGGCTGCAGGCGAGGCGATGGAAATCTGCGTCGACGCCAATGAAGGCTACAAGACGCCTGGAGAGGCGGTGCAGACCGTTCGCCAGATGGAAAAGTACCGGCTGAAATATGTCGAGCAGCCGGTGATGGGTATCGAGCGCATCGCCGAAGTCGGCCGCCGCATCGACGCGCCCGTCATGGCTGACGAGTCGGCATGGAATGCCCATGACGCTATCCAGATCATCCAGAATGGCGGCATCCAGATCATCTCGATCTACACCACCAAGGCCGGTGGCCTGTACAAGGCGATGGAAGTCGGCGCGGTCTGCCGCGCCGCCGGCATCATCTGCAACGTCAATGGCTCGATCGAGACAGGCATCGGCAACCTCGCCAACGTCCAGGTGGCGGCTGCATCGCCGGCAGCGACGTTGTCCTGCGTCATCCCGATCTCGACACCGGCCGAGGCGCAACACGGCCAGGTTGGCGGCATCTATTACAAGGACGACCTTTTGGTCGAACCGATGCAGGTCGTAGACGGCGCGGTCGT